The following are encoded in a window of Miscanthus floridulus cultivar M001 unplaced genomic scaffold, ASM1932011v1 os_1153_1_2, whole genome shotgun sequence genomic DNA:
- the LOC136533730 gene encoding zinc finger BED domain-containing protein DAYSLEEPER-like: MAPRPSRSRAPLRNGAGVQPSAAEGPMACDSQGDGAMFPVTGDDDLVAAGLSPEHDDDGRDPFAVFDDATRGTQPAIDVDAVDAGATGTGTVDSNTHSNYTGVNGNADGNGTRTPSSGAVSGLGKRKSQCWGDFEEVYEKINGVDVRVRAICKMCRTVLSARSTAGTGHILRHQKSCKQKLDNASRVQSRLAFNADGSLHNWNYDPAVARTELCRLIARLDLPLGFGDTDAFEEYIKNSHNPRFVRSSRRTTTRDLDKLFAERRAMIRNCVHASASVALTSDIWSGNAKEDYISVVAHYVNADWELQKKIVGLRLIQVKHSGENISASIASVVEEYGLVDKIFSITLDNASSNAKAMETLTPMFAGYLGCDPAPDDPAPGYSLVHQRCACHIINLIVKSGLKRIKPYIEDFRTAINFLNSSNQRIAMFRNYCEAKGMRPRKFGLDMDVRWNATYLMLKHLVPYSEVFSVFINSNYGSALLSPAHWHVAGKILEFLEVFYDSTVTLSGVYYPTSPLVLHHVLEIGTHLHACERDVNLRPFVYPMQHKFLKYWKDIPLLYSFAFILDPRAKLRGMQRVLHLLTEYTGTDYTTYYADLKTELHKMFEKYLRKFGATRSQRVAGPTPPTGKRKQAWGVIFGGSGLPGPSSGTACSSSHSTASELSSYLDSDCITAYEDGFDILLWWKDHKLTYPILAIMARDIMSVPVSTCSSESCFSLAGRILEERRRSLKPEHVEMLTLLKDWELGEKREQHEAADTKEIEDAFENLFLDEPEGEDDGSGG; this comes from the coding sequence ATGGCACCGCGGCCAAGCCGTAGccgcgcaccgttgaggaacggtgctggagtTCAGCCGTCCGCGGCCGAGGGCCCCATGGCGTGTGACTCGCAGGGCGACGGTGCCATGTTCCCTGTGACTGGCGACGATGACTTGGTCGCGGCTGGGCTGTCCCCGGAGCACGACGACGACGGCCGTGACCCCTTTGCGGTGTTTGATGACGCCACCCGCGGGACACAGCCGGCGATCGACGTCGATGCCGTCGATGCAGGGGCAACGGGGACAGGGACGGTGGACTCCAACACCCACTCCAACTACACTGGTGTTAATGGTAATGCTGATGGTAATGGTACTCGTACTCCTTCCTCTGGTGCTGTTTCTGGACTTGGTAAGCGCAAGTCTCAGTGCTGGGGTGACTTTGAGGAGGTTTATGAGAAGATTAATGGTGTCGATGTGCGTGTTAGAGCTATATGTAAGATGTGTAGAACTGTGTTGAGTGCTAGATCTACTGCTGGTACTGGTCACATTCTTAGGCACCAAAAATCTTGCAAACAGAAACTTGATAATGCTTCTAGGGTTCAGTCTCGACTAGCTTTTAATGCTGATGGGTCTTTGCATAATTGGAACTATGATCCTGCTGTTGCTAGAACTGAACTGTGTagattgattgctaggcttgatcttcctcttggttttggtgacactgatgcatttgaggaatatattaaaaattctcataacccaagatttgttagatcatctagaagaaccaccactagagatctggaTAAGTTATTTGCTGAACGTCGTGCTATGATTAGGAACTGTGTGCATGCTTCTGcatctgttgctttgacttctgacatatggtctggtaatgctaaagaggattacatatctgttgttgctcactatgtgaatgctgATTGGGAATTGCAAAAGAAGATTGTTGGTCTTAGGTTGATTCAAGTTAAgcattctggtgaaaacatttCTGCTTCCATTGCATCTGTTGTTGAGGAGTATGGCTTGGTTGATAAAATCTTTTCTATCACTTTAGATAATGcatcttctaatgctaaggctatggaaactTTGACACCCATGTTTGCTGGTTATCTTGGTTGTGATCCTGCACCTGATGATCCTGCACCTGGTTACAGTCTTGTGCATCAACGCTGTGCTTGTCACATTATTAATCTGATAGTCAAATCTGGACTAAAAAGAATCAAACCTTATATAGaggattttagaactgcaattaattttttgaactcctctaatcaaagaattgctatgtttaGAAACTACTGTGAAGCTAAAGGTATGAGACCTAGAAAATTTGGCTTagacatggatgttagatggaatgctacttaTCTCATGCTAAAACACTTGGTTCCTTACAGTGAAGTATTTTCtgtgttcataaattcaaattatggTTCTGCACTGTTGTCTCCAGCCCATTGGCACGTGGCTGGGAAAATATTGGAGTTCCTGGAAGTATTTTATGACTCTACTGTTACAttgtctggtgtttattatcctaccAGTCCTCTTGTGCTGCACCATGTTCTGGAGATTGGAactcatttgcatgcatgtgaaagAGATGTTAATCTTAGACCCTTTGTGTACCCTATGCAGCATAAATTTCTCAAGTATTGGAAGGACATTCCTCTCTTATactcatttgcattcattcttgacccTAGAGCTAAGCTGAGAGGTATGCAAAGGGTCCTCCATTTACTTACTGAATATACTGGTACTGATTACACTACTTACTATGCTGATTTGAAAACTGAGTTGCATAAAATGTTTGAGaaatatttgagaaagtttggtgcaaccaggtcacaaagggtTGCTGGTCCTACCCCACCCACTGGTAAGAGAAAACAGGCTTGGGGGGTAATTTTTGGAGGATCAGGTCTGCCTGGTCCTTCCAGTGGCACTGCCTGTTCTTCTTCTCACTCTACTGCTTCTGAACTTTCAAGCTATTTGGACAGCGACTGCATAACTGCTTATGAGGATGGTTTTGACATTCTTCTGTGGTGGAAggaccacaaactaacctatccTATCCTGGCTATTATGGCCAGAGATATCATGTCAGTTCCTGTTTCCACTTGTTCTtcagagtcttgtttcagcttagcAGGGAGGATCCTAGAAGAACGGCGCCGGAGCTTGAAACCAGAACATGTTGAGATGCTGACCTTGTTGAAGGACTGGGAGCTAGGAGAGAAGAGGGAACAACATGAAGCTGCTGATACCAAGGAAATTGAAGATGCATTCGAGAATCTGTTCCTGGATGAACCAGAAGGTGAAGATGATGGATCTGGTGGCTGA
- the LOC136533728 gene encoding uncharacterized protein, translated as MFGDQANFRSEVLTFEVVDFPGSYHAILGWPCYAKFMVVSNYTYLKLNMSRPNGVITMGSTFSHTYTCGREHYKLATTVINSSELPRLRELSTLAVLDFNKPTFSTAFHPLEETKAVGIDPTDPTKMVWIRT; from the coding sequence aTGTTCGGCGaccaagccaacttccgctcggaggtgcttaccttcgaggtggtggacttcccagggtcttaccatgccatcttagggtggccatgctacgccaagttcatggtggtctccaactacacctacctgaagttgAACATGTCGAGACCGAATggcgtcatcactatgggtagcaccttttcgcacacCTACACATGCGGCCGCGAGCATTACAAGCTTgccactaccgtcatcaactcTTCCGAGCTCCCACGGCTCAGGGAGTTGTCGACCCTAGCAGTCCTAGACTTCAACAAGCCAACCTTCTCAACTGCCTTCCACCCActtgaggaaactaaggcggtcgGTATCGACCCCACTGATCctaccaagatggtgtggatcaggacctag